The following coding sequences lie in one Oncorhynchus gorbuscha isolate QuinsamMale2020 ecotype Even-year linkage group LG10, OgorEven_v1.0, whole genome shotgun sequence genomic window:
- the gpr182 gene encoding G-protein coupled receptor 182, translated as MNEHDFHNSSFNFFNGTPWFVYECTISLDKDYRRIALFLLYLLLFMVGLAENTLVVWVNWRRRHSANGVLFCVINVSLSDLMVVLMMPFFMLEVTMDKVWLWGRFLCKATHLIYTVNFYSSSFFLAFMTLERYLSLSRPSSPACFPVARRRRWLLCGALWFFSLFLALLENFHVDLLEWDEPGCYMLPDYIEWFVSISFLCLIFQFLVPVSFIVTCNVLIARAVRSAPDVQGRRDVWLVHVYSLVFVLCWLPYHMVMFLIMVDDLDPHVFSCNTVEVLYFSFSVVQCLSLFHCIANPVLYNFLSKSFRNNLINAVVHYTPREDPGGLNPQETAPNAGGPGTGKKERKLSNMSTSHSDVAAS; from the coding sequence ATGAACGAACACGACTTCCACAACTCCTCGTTTAATTTCTTCAATGGCACACCGTGGTTCGTCTACGAGTGCACCATCAGTCTGGATAAGGACTATCGGCGGATCGCCTTGTTCCTTCTCTACCTGCTGCTGTTCATGGTGGGGCTGGCTGAGAACACCTTGGTGGTGTGGGTCAACTGGCGCCGGCGCCACTCGGCCAACGGCGTCTTGTTCTGTGTCATCAATGTGAGCCTGTCGGACCTGATGGTGGTTCTGATGATGCCCTTCTTCATGCTGGAGGTCACCATGGACAAGGTGTGGCTGTGGGGCCGCTTCCTGTGTAAAGCCACCCACCTCATCTACACAGTCAACTTCTACAGCAGCTCCTTCTTCCTGGCCTTCATGACCCTGGAGCGCTACCTGTCCCTGTCCAGGCCCTCGTCTCCCGCATGCTTCCCCGTGGCCAGGCGTCGCCGCTGGCTGCTCTGTGGTGCTCTGTGGTTCTTCTCCCTGTTCCTGGCTCTGCTGGAGAACTTCCACGTGGACCTGCTGGAGTGGGACGAGCCCGGCTGCTACATGCTGCCAGACTACATTGAGTGGTTCGTCTCCATATCCTTCCTCTGCCTCATCTTCCAGTTCCTGGTCCCGGTCTCCTTCATCGTCACCTGTAACGTGCTGATCGCCCGAGCGGTGCGCTCCGCTCCAGACGTGCAGGGAAGACGGGATGTGTGGCTGGTGCATGTGTACTCCCTTGTGTTTGTCCTCTGCTGGCTGCCGTACCACATGGTCATGTTCCTGATAATGGTGGATGATCTGGACCCTCACGTGTTCAGCTGCAACACAGTGGAGGTGCTCTACTTCTCCTTCAGTGTGGTCCAGTGCCTGTCCCTCTTCCATTGCATCGCCAACCCAGTCCTCTACAACTTTCTCAGCAAGAGCTTCCGCAACAACCTGATCAATGCTGTGGTCCACTATACACCCAGGGAGGACCCAGGAGGGTTGAATCCCCAAGAAACTGCACCCAATGCAGGAGGACCAGGCACAGGGAAGAAGGAACGCAAGCTTAGCAACATGAGTACCAGCCATTCTGACGTTGCTGCCTCATAG